In Stegostoma tigrinum isolate sSteTig4 chromosome 12, sSteTig4.hap1, whole genome shotgun sequence, the following proteins share a genomic window:
- the LOC125456745 gene encoding cytochrome c oxidase copper chaperone: MKMSELTAPTSLGKVPADQAEGRKPLKPCCACPETKKVRDACIIEKGEENCKDLIEAHKECMRALGFKI; the protein is encoded by the exons ATGAAAATGTCTGAATTAACGGCGCCTACATCATTGGGGAAGGTGCCTGCTGATCAGGCTGAGGGGAGGAAGCCTTTGAAACCATGCTGTGCGTGTCCTGAGACCAAGAAAGTCCGGGATGCCTG tATAATTGAGAAAGGGGAGGAGAACTGCAAAGACCTGATTGAAGCTCATAAAGAGTGTATGAGAGCACTGGGATTTAAGATTTGA